One window of the Triticum dicoccoides isolate Atlit2015 ecotype Zavitan chromosome 3B, WEW_v2.0, whole genome shotgun sequence genome contains the following:
- the LOC119280835 gene encoding NAC domain-containing protein 79-like codes for MEKHLRVQQQQQLKLPSGFRFHPTDVEIITAYLVPKVLKKPFDTRAVGEVDLNKHDPWELPEMANMGEKEWYFFSQKDRKYPTGIRTNRATTAGYWKATGKDKEIFHPPTMSLIGTKKTLVFYKGRAHKGEKTNWIMHEYRLERGKQPAPNLPTDITNTSTINASSKEEYVVCRIFHKSIGLKKVVMSSFAMPMPMVVERQHGFLESITLPPLMDYNASSSLAPPLSVTASSLYQLQATGASLSMMEGVFLPMMNGHYFGNHHHHQMMVVPPQPSIPFYHHQQQEQQQHQMMQMMSMDMIVDQGFMVGVEPRSEPSSIVLQEDFLIALSKNDPGNDTTTTSDEIMSMNMGMDGMWKY; via the exons ATGGAAAAACATCTTCGAGttcaacaacaacaacagttgAAGCTACCGTCGGGGTTCAGGTTTCACCCAACGGATGTGGAGATCATTACCGCCTACCTAGTACCCAAGGTGCTAAAGAAACCCTTCGACACTAGGGCAGTTGGGGAGGTGGATCTGAACAAACATGACCCATGGGAACTCCCCGAGATGGCAAACATGGGGGAGAAGGAGTGGTACTTCTTCTCCCAAAAGGACCGCAAATACCCCACTGGGATACGGACCAACAGAGCCACAACCGCCGGCTACTGGAAGGCCACTGGAAAAGACAAGGAGATCTTCCACCCGCCAACCATGAGTCTCATCGGCACGAAGAAGACACTAGTCTTCTACAAGGGCAGGGCACACAAGGGGGAGAAGACCAACTGGATCATGCATGAGTACAGGCTCGAGAGAGGCAAGCAGCCGGCACCCAACCTGCCCACTGACATCACCAACACATCCACCATTAATGCATCTTCCAAG GAGGAATATGTGGTTTGTAGGATCTTCCATAAGAGCATTGGACTCAAGAAGGTGGTTATGTCATCGTTCGCCATGCCCATGCCCATGGTAGTAGAGCGGCAGCATGGCTTCCTCGAATCCATTACATTGCCTCCCCTCATGGACTACAATGCATCAtcatcattggcgccaccgttgtcAGTGACTGCATCTTCTTTGTACCAGCTACAAGCCACCGGGGCTAGCTTGTCGATGATGGAAGGTGTGTTTCTCCCAATGATGAATGGCCACTACTTTggtaaccaccaccaccaccaaatgATGGTCGTCCCACCACAGCCGTCGATACCATTCTACCACCACCAGCAGCAGGAGCAACAACAACACCAGATGATGCAGATGATGTCGATGGATATGATTGTAGACCAGGGCTTTATGGTCGGGGTCGAGCCTAGGAGCGAACCATCATCCATAGTGTTGCAGGAGGATTTCCTAATTGCGTTAAGCAAAAATGACCCAGGCAACGACACCACAACAACGTCTGACGAGATCATGTCAATGAATATGGGGATGGATGGCATGTGGAAGTATTGA